The following nucleotide sequence is from Candidatus Polarisedimenticolaceae bacterium.
GAAGTAGGTGTTGCCCGCCTCGAGCGAGACGCCGACGAAGACACGGTTCTTGAACGAGCCCAGCGGGATCTCGGTGAGGCGCTGGTACCAGGTGAACGCCGCGAACCCGCCGCGCTCTCCGAACAGCTCGTTGGTCCCGAGCCCCGACAACCTCCCGAGGCCGCCGAGCACCGCCGCCGTGCGCAGGGTCGCGCTCCCGTCCACGACGGTGGAACCCGCCACCCGGAGGGTGAAGGTGCTCCCTCGGAACTCGAAGGCCTGCTGGAGGTCCGCCTTGAAGATCGTGGAGTCCTCCTCCGCCCCGAAGGCCGCGAGGTCGCGCTCGGCGGCGACCATCATCGTGGCCCCCTTGCTGGGAAACGCCGCGGCCTCGGCGGTGTCGACGCGGAACCCGGCGCGGAAGCCGCCGAAGTCCAGGTTGTCCAGCTCGTCGAGGGGGAGCGGGATCCCCACCGTCTGGTCGAAGTCTTCCCGGCCGCGGAACACCCCGACGCGGACTTCCACCTTCTCCGCGAGGATCCTCCCGAAGTCGACGCCGGCCCACTGGGTGTCGACCTTGAAGTCGCCGATCGCGACCCCGTCCACCCAGAGCTTCTGCGTCTCCCGGGAGACGTACATCACCGGGGAGAAGAACCACCGCATCCCCCAGTCGAGGGGCTGATAGAACTCCATCGACAGCAGCCGGGTGCTTCCGACCTGCGCGGTGTTCTTCCACTCGCCCCCACGCGTGTTCACCGCCATCATGCGGTGGCGCGCGATGAGGGTGAAGGTCGCCTCCCCCGCGAGGTCGGTGTCGAGGCTGAGGCCGAACTGGAGGCTCCCCCTCGAGTAGGGTTTCCGGGGCGCCGTGAGCTTCAGGGCCGTGCCGCCCTCCACCGGCACGAGCTCGGGCCGGAGGATGCCGAAGTAGTCGAGCCCCGACAGCAGCACGAGCTGGCGGTCGAGGGCCGCGCGGTCGATCGGCTTTCCGATCGGGAGGTCGAGTCGTTCCAGGACCACGCGATCGTCGACCCAGCTCGTGTTCTCGAGGGTGAACTCCCGGAGCGGCTGGGCATGGAGGTCCGCGTGACGGTGGCGCTCGCGGAAAGCGGTCCAGGTCGCGTCGTCCGCCGAGAAGGCGTCGAGCGCGTTCAGCTTCTCGCGCGCCGCGACCTCGCCGATCCCCACGGCTTCCCTGGCCTTCTCGAACTCGTCGAACTTGATCCCCTCGAGGTTCGGTCGGATGAGCAGGTCGTCGGGCTTCAGCCGCGTGAGGTCCGCCTCGCGATTGCCGACGGTCAGGAGGGCGGAGAGCTGATCGAGAACCCCCATGAACGAGCGCCCCTCGACCTCCGGGTTCAGGGGGCTCGTGATGTCGACGGCGATCAGCCGCTCGGCGCCGAGCGACTGCGCGATCCCGATGGGGAGGTTCGCCGCGGCACCGCCGTCCACGAGCGTCTTTCCGTCCCGCACCACCGGCGGAAAGGCGCCGGGGACCGACATGCTCGCGCGCATCGCCTCGGCGAGGCTGCCGTCGCCGATCACCACGGCCTCCCCGTTGCTGAGGTCCATCGCGACCGCCCGGTAGGGAACGGTGAGATCGTCGAAGTCCTGGGCCGCGGTCGCCTTGTCGACGAGGGCGCGAAGGGTCAGGTCGAGCCGCTGCCCGCCGAGGATTCCCGAGGGCATGTAGACCTTGAGTCCCTTGAACCGCAGCTTCGTGGGCACCAGGAAGACGTCGTCGTCCTGCTTCCGGCGGAAGGTGCGGTCGCGACGCTCGGGGGCGTCGAAGAAGACCTCGTTCCAGTTGATCCCCGCGAGGATGTCCTCGATCTCCTGCGGGGAGTAGCCGGCGGCGTAGAGCCCGCCGACGATCGAGCCCATGCTCGTTCCGACGATGAGGTCGGGGACGACGTGTTTCTCCTCGAGGACCTTCAGCACGCCGATGTGCGCCGCGCCGCGCGCGCCGCCGCCGCTGAGGACGAGGGCGAGCTTGGGCTTCGCCGGCCCCTCGGCGGCGACGGCACCGCAGGCGGCGGCGACGAGCAGGGCTCCCCAGAATCGAACGCGCATGACACCCCCTCCTCCGCGCGCATCTTCGCGCATCGGCCCGGTGCAGGCACGGGTGGACGACGCGGACCCGTATTTTTTCGGGGGCCGCCTCACGGACGCTCGCCCGACGCGCCGAACCTGCCGACCTCCTCCACGACGACTTGCCAGAACGGGTTGCTGCGCAGCCGGGTCAGCGCCCCGAGCGGCAGGGTGATCGCCCCTTCCTCCCCGCGCAGCGCCCACGAGCCGAGGGAGGGCACGCCGTTGGCGCCGCTCCCCGGGAGGAAGCCGTAGACCGGGTCGTCCGGCGGAAACGGGAGGGCGACGTGCCCGAGCGAGACGACCCCCGCGGGCCAGGCGAGGTCGAGCGGCCGGGCCGAAGGCTCCGCCGAGCCGGGTGTGTACTCGCGGGCCTCGACCTCCGGGCTCTCCGTGGAGCGATTGGCGATCACCGTGAGGGAGTACCCGCGCGGTCCGCCGGCGGCACGGTCGATCAGGAGCTTCGTCTCGGGGCGCTGCAGCGTTCCCAGGCCGCGGTAGCGATTGACGTCGAAGAGGACGAGCCGGTGCTGCGCGCCGGAGAGCCGGGCGAAGAGAAGGTCCACGACGGGATCCGTTCCCACCGTCGCGTCGATCGCCGACTGGAAGGCGAGCACGGGGGGCATCGAACCCAGCCGCCCCGCCTCCTGCGCGTCGGCGAGCGAGGCCTGGAGGCGAAGGGTCGTGCGGCGCACCTGCCGGATCGCGTTCACCGCGAAGGAGTTGAACTTGTAGGGGTCGAATTCCGGCTTGATCTCCTGCCAATGGGACTTCTGCAGCGGCTCCCACGGCAGGATGGAAGCCAGGTCCATCGCGTTCGACAACGCGGCGAGCGGGCTCACCGCGATCGCCGGAGAGACGAGCACGACCCCGTCGGGCCGCCGGAGCGAGGCGTCGACCTGGGTATCGAGGGTGTACTGCAGGGTCAGCGCCCCTCCCGTGGAGAACCCGCCGACCACGAACCGCCCTCCCGGAGGGACCCGCGCCGCAACGTCGCGCGCCGCGATCCGGACCGCCGCCTGCCAGTCCTCGAGGCGCATGCGCACCATGCCGGAGGGGAGCGCGCCGTGCCCGGGGAGACGCAGCACCGTCGCCTCGTACCCCGCCTCCGCGAGGACCCGCGCGAGCGCCCCCATCGCGTAGGGCGAGTCGGTCAGGCCGTGCACCAGCAGCGCGGCGCCGCGCGTCCCGGGCGTTCCGACGCGGAACGTGCGATTCCAGGGGGCGTCCCCCGCGAGCCGCCGCACCTGCCCGTTCGGGTCCCAGCGCGTCCACGCGGCGCGCGCTCCGAAGTCGGGAATGCCGGCGAACAGCTCCTCCTCGAGCCGCCGGTATCCGTCGAGGTCGAGTCCCCGATCGCGGTCGGCGTCGAACTCGCGCTCGAGGCGCTCGGTGTGCCACGGCTGAAGGGGGGGCAGGGCCTCCAGCGCGTACAGCAGGAAGCCGGCGGCGATCGCCGCGACCACGGCCGCGCACGTCGCGAACGCGCGGAGCGACCAGCGGATCGCGGCCGACGCCGCACGACGGAATCGCGGCCTCATGGGACACCTCCCCTCGCGCGCCGAGCCTAGCATTCGCGGGGATCTGGGCTATCGTCTCCGCGAACCCCGAGGGAAACGTCCATGAAGCGAATCGCCCTGCTCTCCATCGCGCTGGCGCTCGCCGCCGGCTGTGCCGCCACCAAGCTCGTCTCCCAGTGGCGCGACCCCGCGACCACCCAGGTGAAGTTCAACAAGGTACTCGCCGTGATGATGAGCCCGGAGATGCTCACGCGGCGCTCCGCCGAGGACTCCCTCGTGCGGATCCTCGGCCCGGATCGCACCGTGGCGTCGTACATGGTCTTCCCGGGAGAAAAGGCCCCCGAGCAGGAGGCCGCGAAGGCGCTTCTGCGCGAGAAGGGCTTCGAGGGCGTCGTCATCCTCCGGCCGGTCGACTCGCGGACGGAAGTCCAGTACGTGCCCGGCACGGTGTCGTACGCCCCCACCTACGGCTCGTTGTGGGGACCGGGCTACTGGGGTTACGGGTGGGGGTCGGTCTACGAGCCGGGTTACGTGACGCAGAACACGATCGTGCGCGTCGAGACGGTCGTCTACGACCTGAAGCAGGACAAGCTCATCTGGGCGTCGCAGACCGACTCGACGAACCCGACGGGACTCGAGAAGATGATCGCCGAGATCGCGGAGGCGACCGCGTTCGCGATCAAGAAGCAGGGGCTGATTCCCTAGACGCGCATCCACCTTCGCCCGCCGCGCGTTCCGCGCGGGGCCGGGCGGAAGATGCGGAATCGCATCCGCCCGGCCCCCGCGGACGTCAACGAGGGACGTTCACCCGGATCCAGTCCGGCCCGCCGCAGCAGACGAACACCGCGGTCGTCAGCCCCGGGACTTCGAAGGTGCCGGTCGCGTCGTCGTACCGCGCGTTGCGGACGAGCGGATCGACCGATCCCGCCTGGATCGGGTGCAGCTTGAGACCGAGCTTCGACGGCCCGACCCACGTGAGGGGCTCGTCGTTGGCGTTGAAGACCACGAAGATCCGCTCGTAGTCGCGGCGCGCCGGGAGCGGCGACGCGCCGCGCGCGAGCGCGGCGGGCCCCGCGACCGCGCGGCGGATTCCGCCCGACGCCGCAGGCGCGGCCGGCCTCGAGAGCTCCATCACGATCACGCCGGGAACCTGCTCCGGCCCGGTGTTCCAGATCTTGACCGTGCTCGCCACCTCGGCCCCGGTCCGCAGGCGGAACAGCGAGGCGCTCTTGCGGATCGCCACCGTCTCGAGCGTGTGCTGGAAGGCGTCGACGATCGGGAAGAAACCGGGCTTGAGATCGGCCCTCGCGAGCAGCGGCCCCATGATCGGCCAGTTCGCCTGGTTGTCGGAGGCCGGAGGCAGACCCACGCCGAAGTTGTTCGAGCGGTAGGTGAAGTCGAGCTTGTTGAACCAGTCTCCCGAGTTGTACGAGTTCCGGTCGAGCGACTTCGAGCGGAGGAGCTCGTCGCCCGCGTGGAAGAACGGAATCCCCTGGGCGAACGCCACGAGGCTGATCGCCATGTGGTTCATGCGGATCCGCTTCGCGAGCGGAGCGTCCGCCGCGGCCTTGAGCTGCACGACGTCGAACAGCGTCTCGTTGTCGTGGGCGGAGACGTAGTTGATGATCTCCTGCGGGTCGAGCGCATACCCGGCGCGCTGGCCGTTGTAATCGACGTCGGCGCCCGTGACGACGTCGCCGTCCATGTCGCGGAAGGCGTACCCGGACAGGTTCCCGGCGAGCCCGAGCTTGATCCAGTCGCCGTAGAACAGCAGCCGCGCGCGTTGCTCCTCGGGCGTTCCCGAGG
It contains:
- a CDS encoding patatin-like phospholipase family protein, which encodes MRVRFWGALLVAAACGAVAAEGPAKPKLALVLSGGGARGAAHIGVLKVLEEKHVVPDLIVGTSMGSIVGGLYAAGYSPQEIEDILAGINWNEVFFDAPERRDRTFRRKQDDDVFLVPTKLRFKGLKVYMPSGILGGQRLDLTLRALVDKATAAQDFDDLTVPYRAVAMDLSNGEAVVIGDGSLAEAMRASMSVPGAFPPVVRDGKTLVDGGAAANLPIGIAQSLGAERLIAVDITSPLNPEVEGRSFMGVLDQLSALLTVGNREADLTRLKPDDLLIRPNLEGIKFDEFEKAREAVGIGEVAAREKLNALDAFSADDATWTAFRERHRHADLHAQPLREFTLENTSWVDDRVVLERLDLPIGKPIDRAALDRQLVLLSGLDYFGILRPELVPVEGGTALKLTAPRKPYSRGSLQFGLSLDTDLAGEATFTLIARHRMMAVNTRGGEWKNTAQVGSTRLLSMEFYQPLDWGMRWFFSPVMYVSRETQKLWVDGVAIGDFKVDTQWAGVDFGRILAEKVEVRVGVFRGREDFDQTVGIPLPLDELDNLDFGGFRAGFRVDTAEAAAFPSKGATMMVAAERDLAAFGAEEDSTIFKADLQQAFEFRGSTFTLRVAGSTVVDGSATLRTAAVLGGLGRLSGLGTNELFGERGGFAAFTWYQRLTEIPLGSFKNRVFVGVSLEAGNTYFEGEPITWPSLRAGGAVFLGATTPLGPAYLGWGWTEPDRNRWYLVIGERF
- a CDS encoding alpha/beta hydrolase is translated as MRPRFRRAASAAIRWSLRAFATCAAVVAAIAAGFLLYALEALPPLQPWHTERLEREFDADRDRGLDLDGYRRLEEELFAGIPDFGARAAWTRWDPNGQVRRLAGDAPWNRTFRVGTPGTRGAALLVHGLTDSPYAMGALARVLAEAGYEATVLRLPGHGALPSGMVRMRLEDWQAAVRIAARDVAARVPPGGRFVVGGFSTGGALTLQYTLDTQVDASLRRPDGVVLVSPAIAVSPLAALSNAMDLASILPWEPLQKSHWQEIKPEFDPYKFNSFAVNAIRQVRRTTLRLQASLADAQEAGRLGSMPPVLAFQSAIDATVGTDPVVDLLFARLSGAQHRLVLFDVNRYRGLGTLQRPETKLLIDRAAGGPRGYSLTVIANRSTESPEVEAREYTPGSAEPSARPLDLAWPAGVVSLGHVALPFPPDDPVYGFLPGSGANGVPSLGSWALRGEEGAITLPLGALTRLRSNPFWQVVVEEVGRFGASGERP